The segment TTCCGCTTGCTGCGCCGCGCGGAGGTCTGCACCCACCGGGTTAGCCCAAGTGACCTGTCTGATGTTGAGCCGCGGATTGGTCTGCATCGGAACCTCTTTCGCCGGAGGGGGTTATGCCTATCAAGCCTAAGAAGCGGGGGTTACCACGGTGTTTCCTACGCGTAAGCGTCCGGAGAAATACCGGTGCTTTGGGGCTGGCCTCACGCGGCCGTCATTCGACGGCGTCACCGGTGGGATCTTCGACCGTCCGGTCGGCCAAGGCAAGTCCGCCTACCGGGCTTTGGTCCCAGTGCAGCAGGCGCCAGCCGATCTCCGGATCGCCTTCGAGCACCACGATTCCGGTGTTCTGCAGCTGGTGGGTGGCGGCGAACTCGCGGCCAACATCCACGGCACGGCGACCTGCCCAGCAGCGGATCGCAGCACCATGGCTGACCACGACGGCGGATTCGTCGCCTGCCGCTGCCACCTTGGCAATGGCAGCGTCGTAGCGGGCGAAGAACTCGTGGCCATCACCCGCTCCCGGCATGCGGACGTCGAGTTCACCGTCGGTCCAGGCGAAAACGGTGCTCATGTACCGGTGGTGCGACTCGTGGTCGGTGAGTTTCTCCAAGGCCCCGGCCTCAATCTCCTGCAGGCCGTCCAATACGGTGGCCTCAAGCCCAAGGGCTTTTGCAAGCGGGGCAGCCGTCAGCTGGGTGCGGATCAGGGTCGATGCATAGATGGCCGCGATGTCCTCGTTGGCAAGAGACCCCGGGAGCGCAGCGGCCTGACGTTCACCGAGTTCAGTCAGTCCTGGACCGGGAAACGCCGTGTCCAACTGCCCCAAGACGTTTCCGGGGGTTTGCCCGTGGCGGATAAGCAAGAGCCTCATGCTGACACAGTTCCTTACATCGATTCGGAAACGCCGGGTCCATGAGCAGCGCCGCGTTCTACTTCAAGTGGTCCACCAACTGGTCCGCGATACCGGTGTACTTGCCCGGAGTGAGTGCCAGGAGGCGTGCCTCGGCTTCGGAAGACAAGCCCAGGCTCGAGACGAACTCCTGCATGCGGACGGCATCGACCCGCTGA is part of the Arthrobacter ramosus genome and harbors:
- a CDS encoding histidine phosphatase family protein, with the translated sequence MRLLLIRHGQTPGNVLGQLDTAFPGPGLTELGERQAAALPGSLANEDIAAIYASTLIRTQLTAAPLAKALGLEATVLDGLQEIEAGALEKLTDHESHHRYMSTVFAWTDGELDVRMPGAGDGHEFFARYDAAIAKVAAAGDESAVVVSHGAAIRCWAGRRAVDVGREFAATHQLQNTGIVVLEGDPEIGWRLLHWDQSPVGGLALADRTVEDPTGDAVE